The following are encoded together in the Iodobacter fluviatilis genome:
- a CDS encoding ABC transporter ATP-binding protein gives MSSLRRLFQYAGVYRRDAYLASLFSIINKFFDILPEVLIGVAVDVVVNREASFLAKLGVSDSFHQLLYLGVITALVWGGESLFEYLYQIRWRNLAQNLQHDLRLDAYRHVQKLPLSYFENKSTGKLMAILNDDINQMERFLNGGANSIIQVLCSTVMVSAVFFYIAPQLALIALAPVPLILLGTFWFQHRIAPRYATVREAAGVISGRLNNNLLGVATIKAFTAEDFEARHIADASHHYRQSNRSAIQLSAAIIPIIRMAILSGFVVTLVYGGYLALNGKIGVGSYSVLVFLTQRLLWPLTGLADIADLYQRSMTAIERVLDLLDTPIHIHYEGQPLGQIKGALSFEHVSFSYGEQPILKDISLHIAAGQTVAFVGATGSGKSTLLKLLLRFYESQQGSIKIDGIESKAIALLDLRRAIGYVGQDVFLSDASIAQNIAYGQQAADITAVMAAARAAEAHEFIERLPQGYDTQIGERGQKLSGGQRQRLALARAIYKNPKILVLDEATSAVDNETEAAIQKSLDQIAKGRTTLVVAHRLSTVRNAHCIYVMEQGEIVEAGTHEGLLAQEGNYAALWRLQTGLRENNVELV, from the coding sequence ATGTCATCACTTCGACGGTTATTTCAATACGCGGGGGTTTATCGCCGTGATGCTTATTTAGCGAGTTTATTCTCGATTATTAATAAGTTTTTTGACATCCTTCCTGAGGTATTGATTGGCGTTGCCGTAGACGTGGTAGTCAACCGCGAGGCCTCTTTTTTAGCCAAACTAGGGGTTAGCGATAGCTTTCACCAATTACTCTACCTTGGCGTTATTACCGCGCTAGTGTGGGGCGGTGAATCTTTATTTGAATATCTATACCAAATCCGTTGGCGCAATCTTGCCCAAAATTTACAGCATGACCTACGTTTAGACGCCTATCGCCATGTGCAAAAGCTGCCATTGTCTTACTTTGAAAACAAAAGTACTGGCAAGCTGATGGCGATTTTAAATGACGATATCAATCAAATGGAGCGCTTTTTAAATGGCGGGGCGAATAGCATTATTCAGGTGCTTTGCTCCACGGTGATGGTAAGTGCGGTGTTTTTTTATATTGCGCCGCAGCTCGCCCTCATCGCCCTTGCCCCTGTGCCACTGATTTTACTTGGCACATTTTGGTTCCAACACCGCATTGCCCCCCGCTACGCCACGGTGCGTGAAGCCGCTGGGGTGATTTCTGGCAGGCTCAATAATAATTTACTTGGCGTTGCCACCATTAAAGCCTTTACTGCCGAAGACTTTGAAGCCCGCCATATCGCAGACGCCAGCCATCATTATCGGCAAAGCAACCGCAGCGCCATTCAACTCTCTGCTGCGATTATTCCCATAATCCGCATGGCGATTTTATCCGGCTTTGTGGTCACGCTGGTTTACGGTGGTTATTTAGCACTGAACGGCAAAATTGGCGTAGGTAGCTATTCAGTATTGGTGTTTCTGACTCAGCGCCTGCTCTGGCCACTGACTGGCCTTGCGGATATCGCCGATCTTTATCAACGCTCCATGACCGCCATTGAGCGGGTATTGGATCTGCTCGATACCCCTATACATATCCATTATGAAGGCCAGCCATTAGGACAGATCAAGGGCGCGCTCAGCTTTGAACACGTCAGCTTTAGCTATGGCGAGCAGCCCATTCTAAAAGATATCTCCCTGCATATTGCCGCTGGGCAAACCGTGGCTTTTGTTGGCGCAACAGGCTCGGGCAAGAGCACACTACTCAAGCTATTACTGCGCTTTTATGAAAGCCAGCAAGGCAGTATTAAGATTGATGGCATTGAAAGCAAAGCTATCGCCCTACTGGATTTACGCCGCGCTATTGGCTATGTAGGTCAAGATGTGTTTTTAAGCGATGCCAGCATTGCTCAAAACATTGCCTACGGCCAGCAAGCGGCGGATATCACCGCCGTGATGGCTGCAGCGCGTGCCGCCGAAGCACATGAATTTATCGAGCGTTTACCCCAAGGCTACGACACGCAAATTGGCGAGCGCGGGCAAAAATTATCGGGTGGGCAACGCCAACGCCTCGCTTTGGCACGCGCCATTTACAAAAATCCTAAGATTTTAGTACTGGATGAAGCCACCAGCGCGGTTGATAACGAAACTGAAGCCGCCATTCAAAAATCCTTAGATCAAATCGCCAAAGGCCGCACCACCTTAGTCGTTGCCCACCGCCTATCTACCGTGCGCAATGCCCATTGTATTTATGTAATGGAGCAAGGCGAAATTGTTGAAGCAGGCACGCACGAGGGATTGCTGGCGCAAGAAGGCAATTACGCCGCGCTATGGCGCTTGCAAACAGGACTAAGGGAAAATAACGTAGAGTTGGTTTAA
- a CDS encoding HNH endonuclease, with translation MRSKSRNQSLPQYVRDATSYTLVPGAHSTSRVGTLREKRWPIIEKYNNHPSGIAQARKELDVTKKLLYKLEQDGQLQFNTKLVKGIGAVDSTLEDLKGNQQHGRPERDQTQEKVEEENSLFPSLSIFQDLEQEYLSWIKTNPNGYVLNTARSISKGYMVLHRAKCGAIGQYRANMAPGAFTGQQYIKICSNNSAELSNWITHNGGTGFTKLCLKCNPSISERITDEVSQLQAEFYAEIQKSARSTVEERLARLKVAAKLPLSVTVSATVFRRNPDVVAEVLFKSGGKCGKCGNKAPFNRASDGTPYLEVHHTIPLSEGGEDSVSNAIALCPNCHRYSHYG, from the coding sequence ATGCGCTCAAAGTCTCGCAATCAATCCCTTCCTCAGTATGTACGCGATGCAACGAGTTACACCTTGGTACCAGGTGCGCATAGTACTAGCCGCGTTGGCACTTTGCGTGAAAAACGATGGCCAATAATAGAGAAATATAATAATCATCCTAGTGGTATTGCTCAGGCTAGGAAGGAATTAGATGTAACAAAAAAGCTCTTGTATAAGTTAGAGCAGGATGGTCAGTTGCAGTTTAATACCAAGCTAGTAAAAGGCATTGGGGCTGTAGATAGCACGCTTGAAGACTTAAAAGGTAATCAGCAGCATGGCAGGCCAGAGCGCGATCAAACCCAGGAGAAAGTAGAGGAGGAAAATAGTTTGTTTCCCTCCCTTTCAATTTTTCAAGACTTGGAACAAGAATACCTGTCGTGGATTAAGACAAATCCGAATGGATATGTTTTGAACACGGCTCGAAGTATTTCAAAAGGATATATGGTATTGCATCGTGCGAAGTGCGGAGCGATTGGCCAGTACCGAGCCAACATGGCTCCGGGTGCATTTACTGGGCAGCAATACATAAAGATTTGCTCTAATAATTCCGCAGAGCTATCAAATTGGATAACCCACAATGGTGGGACTGGTTTTACGAAATTGTGCTTAAAATGTAATCCAAGCATATCTGAGCGAATAACTGATGAAGTTAGCCAGCTACAAGCTGAGTTTTATGCAGAGATCCAGAAGTCAGCTCGATCAACTGTGGAAGAGCGACTTGCGCGCTTAAAGGTGGCAGCAAAGTTACCCCTAAGTGTTACTGTATCTGCAACAGTATTTCGTAGAAACCCAGACGTCGTTGCAGAGGTGCTGTTCAAGTCGGGTGGGAAATGTGGGAAATGCGGCAATAAAGCACCTTTCAATCGAGCTTCTGATGGGACCCCTTATCTTGAGGTTCACCACACAATTCCGCTATCAGAGGGGGGAGAAGATTCTGTTTCAAATGCAATTGCGCTCTGCCCAAATTGCCATAGGTATTCACATTATGGGTAG
- a CDS encoding GAF domain-containing protein: protein MPSNEALRIETLRELLILDTPLEARFDNLTIAAAAFFRVKIAVVSLLDSHRQWFKSSCGLNAKETHRDISFCGHAILHNEVFVIEDALQDVRFFDNPLVTGEPQIRFYAGAPLIASNGMNLGTLCLIDPYPRKLQDFEIEMLVDMAKLVEQELERPMARAVVA, encoded by the coding sequence ATGCCTTCAAACGAGGCCTTGCGCATAGAAACGCTGCGAGAGCTATTGATTTTAGATACTCCGCTTGAAGCACGTTTTGATAACCTTACTATTGCTGCAGCTGCCTTTTTTCGGGTGAAAATTGCGGTGGTCAGCTTGCTTGATAGTCATCGGCAGTGGTTTAAATCGAGCTGTGGGCTAAATGCTAAAGAAACCCATCGAGATATTTCTTTTTGCGGCCATGCTATTTTGCACAATGAGGTTTTTGTGATTGAAGATGCGCTGCAAGATGTACGTTTTTTTGATAATCCTTTGGTTACGGGCGAACCGCAAATTCGTTTTTATGCAGGTGCACCATTAATTGCCAGTAATGGCATGAATCTCGGCACGCTCTGCCTGATCGACCCTTACCCTCGAAAACTGCAGGATTTTGAAATAGAAATGCTGGTTGATATGGCAAAGCTGGTGGAGCAGGAGCTGGAAAGGCCGATGGCTAGGGCGGTGGTCGCTTAG
- the metE gene encoding 5-methyltetrahydropteroyltriglutamate--homocysteine S-methyltransferase yields MTTAHITGFPRIGAQRELKFAVEQFWKGEIDESALAQTGNSLRRQHWEWQKEAGLDFVAVGDFAWYDQMLNASALLGALPARFGFDAKNLSLKQYFELARGNTAQPAQEMTKWFDTNYHYLVPELDENSDFAGGVDWFFYEIEEARSLGHTVKPVLPGPLTFLYLAKAKSDSKEQAAFDKLSLLPKVLQAYNRILERLAKLGVEWLQLDEPILGLDLEREWLAAFEPAYRSLANTGPKILLATYFESVSTHAALLRDLPVAGVHLDLVRAPQQLDVFAANWPNSKVLSLGVVDGRNIWVSDLSAILARLQAHRGSNIWLSTSCSLLHVPVDLAQEIKLDDELKGWLAFAKQKLQEISVLKRALNGADVSDELAKNAAKVASRKASPRIHNPAVSARIASLSDADARRHAIFATRQAEQRARFNLPPLPTTTIGSFPQTKEIRAARAAFKKGTLAQAEYISQMQAEIRLAVGKQEALGIDVLVHGEAERNDMVEYFGEQLSGFAFTQFGWVQSYGSRCVKPPVLFGDVSRPTPMTVEWTQYAQSLTQKPMKGMLTGPVTILQWSFVRDDQPRSVTTQQIALAIRDEVVDLETAGIGIIQIDEPAFREGLPLKKSDWAAYLDWAAAAFRISASGVANQTQIHTHMCYSEFNDILPAIAAMDADVITIETSRSDMELLTGFGTFKYPNEVGPGVYDIHSPRIPPVEDMLRLIAKAAEVVPVEQLWVNPDCGLKTRNWPETEAALANMLEATRQARQHLSQYGRLPEFAALTAKPYVNGSCACK; encoded by the coding sequence ATGACTACTGCTCATATTACTGGCTTTCCGCGTATTGGCGCTCAGCGTGAACTAAAGTTCGCTGTAGAGCAGTTCTGGAAGGGTGAGATTGATGAAAGCGCGTTGGCGCAAACGGGTAACAGCTTGCGCCGCCAGCATTGGGAATGGCAAAAAGAAGCGGGTTTAGATTTTGTTGCAGTGGGCGATTTTGCCTGGTACGACCAGATGTTGAATGCTTCTGCGCTGCTGGGCGCGCTGCCTGCTCGTTTTGGCTTCGATGCTAAAAACCTGAGCTTAAAACAGTATTTTGAGCTGGCACGTGGCAATACGGCTCAGCCTGCTCAGGAAATGACAAAGTGGTTTGATACTAACTATCACTATCTAGTGCCCGAGTTGGATGAAAACAGTGATTTTGCCGGTGGTGTGGATTGGTTCTTCTATGAAATTGAAGAGGCTAGATCTCTGGGGCACACAGTAAAGCCGGTGCTGCCAGGCCCGCTGACTTTTCTTTACCTCGCTAAAGCAAAGTCAGATTCAAAAGAGCAAGCCGCTTTTGATAAGCTCAGCCTGCTACCTAAAGTTCTGCAAGCTTACAATCGTATATTAGAGCGCCTCGCCAAGCTGGGTGTGGAATGGCTGCAATTAGATGAGCCAATCTTAGGTTTAGATTTAGAACGTGAATGGCTGGCGGCATTTGAACCAGCGTACCGTAGCCTTGCCAATACTGGGCCAAAAATCTTACTGGCGACGTATTTTGAATCGGTTTCAACTCATGCCGCTTTATTGCGTGATCTGCCGGTAGCCGGTGTGCATCTTGATCTGGTGCGTGCGCCGCAACAGCTCGATGTTTTCGCTGCTAACTGGCCCAATAGCAAGGTCTTATCACTGGGTGTGGTAGATGGCCGTAATATCTGGGTCAGCGATTTATCCGCCATTCTGGCGCGTTTACAAGCGCATCGGGGCAGTAATATCTGGCTGTCTACATCATGCTCGCTGCTGCATGTGCCGGTGGATTTGGCACAGGAAATCAAGTTAGATGATGAGCTAAAAGGCTGGCTGGCCTTTGCTAAGCAAAAGCTGCAGGAAATCAGCGTATTAAAGCGCGCATTAAACGGCGCTGATGTGAGTGATGAGCTGGCAAAAAATGCAGCTAAAGTAGCCTCACGCAAAGCATCACCTCGAATTCATAACCCCGCCGTCAGTGCTCGTATTGCCTCGCTGAGCGATGCCGATGCGCGTCGTCATGCCATCTTTGCCACGCGTCAGGCCGAGCAAAGAGCGCGCTTTAATTTGCCGCCATTGCCAACCACCACGATTGGTTCGTTCCCACAAACGAAGGAAATTCGTGCTGCACGTGCCGCGTTTAAAAAAGGTACATTGGCGCAGGCTGAGTATATTAGCCAGATGCAAGCCGAGATTCGCCTTGCGGTGGGTAAGCAAGAAGCGCTTGGTATTGATGTGCTGGTACACGGCGAAGCCGAGCGCAACGATATGGTGGAATACTTTGGCGAGCAACTATCTGGCTTTGCCTTTACCCAGTTTGGCTGGGTGCAGAGTTATGGCAGCCGCTGCGTAAAACCGCCAGTATTATTTGGTGATGTCAGCCGCCCAACACCGATGACAGTAGAGTGGACTCAATACGCGCAAAGCCTTACGCAAAAACCTATGAAAGGCATGCTGACTGGCCCAGTGACTATTTTGCAATGGTCGTTTGTGCGCGACGATCAGCCGCGCTCGGTCACCACACAACAAATTGCGCTGGCGATTCGAGATGAAGTGGTGGATCTGGAAACCGCCGGCATTGGTATTATCCAAATTGATGAGCCGGCTTTTCGTGAAGGCCTGCCGCTTAAAAAGAGCGATTGGGCGGCTTATCTAGATTGGGCCGCAGCAGCGTTCCGCATCTCTGCATCAGGGGTAGCCAATCAAACGCAAATTCACACCCATATGTGTTATTCGGAATTCAACGATATTCTGCCAGCGATTGCCGCTATGGATGCTGACGTGATTACCATTGAAACCAGCCGCTCAGATATGGAACTGCTAACAGGCTTTGGTACCTTCAAATATCCAAACGAAGTCGGTCCTGGCGTGTATGACATTCACAGCCCGCGTATTCCGCCGGTAGAAGATATGTTGCGCTTGATTGCCAAGGCTGCCGAAGTGGTGCCCGTTGAGCAGCTATGGGTTAACCCAGATTGCGGTTTAAAAACCCGTAACTGGCCAGAAACCGAAGCGGCGCTGGCCAATATGTTGGAAGCCACCCGCCAAGCACGTCAGCATTTAAGTCAGTATGGACGTTTGCCTGAGTTTGCTGCACTTACCGCTAAACCATATGTTAATGGTAGTTGTGCTTGCAAATAG
- a CDS encoding LysR family transcriptional regulator, with product MQSLLELRHLKTLLAIRESGSLTRAAERLHLTQSALSHQIRLLEEHYALPLLIRKSSTKSASLRLTPAGEKLALLAAEVLPRIDQTERDIAKLREGEAGQLRIAVECHTCFDWLMPAMDTFRGHWPEVELDIVSGFHADPVQLLFEDRADLAIVSEAADETGINYQPLFSYEMIALIAKDHPLAAKAYLSPEDFASETLISYPVPDEMLDILRKVLKPAGINPKRRTTELTAAILQLVASRRGIAALPSWSVQHYLERGYVVARPITAQGLTSDLYAAISHGQSDTAFVRDFVSTMREVSHLSLPGVTLL from the coding sequence ATGCAATCACTACTCGAACTTCGCCACCTTAAAACCCTACTTGCCATTCGCGAATCAGGCAGCCTAACCCGCGCTGCAGAGCGGCTGCATTTGACGCAATCAGCGCTTTCGCATCAGATCAGGTTACTAGAAGAGCATTACGCGCTACCGCTTTTGATCCGTAAATCAAGCACTAAATCTGCCTCGCTCAGACTCACCCCAGCAGGAGAAAAACTAGCCCTGCTGGCTGCAGAGGTATTGCCACGCATAGATCAGACGGAGCGCGATATCGCCAAGCTTAGAGAAGGTGAAGCTGGCCAGCTGCGCATTGCCGTGGAGTGCCACACCTGTTTTGATTGGCTGATGCCTGCTATGGATACCTTTCGTGGCCACTGGCCGGAGGTAGAGCTAGATATCGTGTCTGGCTTTCATGCCGACCCAGTCCAGCTTTTGTTTGAAGACCGCGCTGATTTAGCGATTGTTTCCGAAGCCGCTGATGAAACAGGAATCAACTATCAGCCGCTGTTTAGCTATGAAATGATCGCCCTCATCGCCAAAGATCACCCTTTAGCAGCCAAGGCCTATTTAAGCCCCGAAGACTTTGCCAGTGAAACGCTGATTAGCTATCCTGTTCCCGATGAAATGCTTGATATATTAAGAAAAGTACTCAAACCTGCTGGCATTAACCCCAAACGCCGCACCACCGAGCTAACCGCCGCAATTTTGCAGCTGGTGGCCAGCCGCCGTGGCATCGCTGCCCTACCAAGCTGGAGCGTACAGCATTATCTAGAGCGCGGTTACGTAGTTGCTAGGCCCATCACGGCACAAGGACTCACCTCAGATCTTTACGCCGCCATCAGCCACGGCCAGTCTGATACTGCTTTTGTGCGTGACTTTGTTAGCACTATGCGCGAAGTCAGCCATCTCAGCCTGCCAGGCGTAACGCTGTTATAA
- a CDS encoding leucine-rich repeat-containing protein kinase family protein — MHTLSQLRSGELAGISRLDLSCGLTEFPEEIYHLADSLEILNLSGNLLSSLPDDLPRLHRLKVIFCSDNQFQQLPEVLGRCPQLSMVGFKANQISSVSAASLPQALRWLILTDNQLSQLPAELGQCLSLQKLMLAGNQLQSLPAELAACQDLELIRIAANQLEALPDWLFTLPKLAWLAFAGNPFCKAPPVRSSQIIDWQDLQIAEQLGEGASGLIYKASWQIDEAIQDVALKLFKGTLTSDGLPQCEMAASLAAGKHPALIGAIGEVKHHPEQTPALLMPLIASGFSNLAGPPSLESCTRDIYHKDQRFSLASTLRILSSIADAAAHLHAAQILHGDLYAHNILLKADGETLLGDFGAASFYTDSRLQKIEVKAFAYLLEELVSRTEGSQAMLNGLIHLQTNCAQNNLDNRPTFAEINQIITTLSNH; from the coding sequence ATGCACACTCTTTCCCAATTACGCTCTGGTGAGCTAGCGGGTATTTCCCGGCTTGATTTATCTTGTGGGCTCACTGAATTTCCTGAAGAAATTTATCATCTGGCAGATTCTTTAGAAATCCTCAATTTATCGGGTAATTTACTCTCATCCCTGCCAGATGATTTGCCACGGCTGCACCGCTTAAAAGTGATTTTTTGCTCAGATAATCAATTTCAACAGCTACCCGAAGTACTGGGGCGCTGCCCTCAGCTATCTATGGTAGGCTTTAAAGCTAATCAAATCAGCAGCGTCAGCGCTGCATCACTCCCCCAAGCTTTACGTTGGTTAATTCTGACCGATAACCAACTCAGCCAGTTACCTGCCGAGCTAGGGCAATGCCTCTCCTTGCAAAAACTGATGCTGGCAGGTAATCAATTGCAATCATTGCCTGCAGAGCTCGCGGCTTGCCAAGACTTAGAGCTCATCAGAATTGCCGCAAACCAGCTTGAGGCTTTACCAGATTGGCTGTTTACCCTGCCGAAACTGGCATGGCTTGCATTTGCCGGTAATCCATTTTGCAAAGCACCTCCCGTTCGATCCAGCCAAATTATTGACTGGCAGGATCTGCAAATCGCCGAACAATTGGGGGAAGGCGCTTCTGGCCTAATCTACAAAGCCAGTTGGCAAATAGACGAAGCAATCCAAGATGTGGCGCTAAAACTATTTAAAGGCACACTGACTAGCGATGGCCTACCACAATGCGAAATGGCTGCATCCCTAGCTGCCGGTAAGCATCCAGCACTGATTGGTGCCATTGGAGAGGTAAAGCATCACCCTGAGCAAACCCCAGCACTCTTGATGCCACTTATCGCCTCAGGCTTTAGCAACCTAGCAGGCCCACCCAGCTTAGAATCGTGCACAAGAGATATTTACCACAAAGATCAGCGCTTTAGCTTGGCCAGCACGCTACGCATATTAAGCAGCATTGCAGATGCCGCCGCGCACTTACACGCCGCCCAAATCCTGCATGGTGATTTATATGCGCACAATATTTTACTTAAGGCCGATGGTGAAACACTTTTAGGGGATTTTGGTGCGGCGTCTTTTTACACAGACTCGCGATTACAGAAAATTGAAGTAAAGGCTTTTGCATACCTTTTAGAAGAGCTCGTCAGCCGTACAGAAGGATCGCAGGCCATGCTCAATGGCCTAATACATCTGCAAACAAACTGCGCACAAAATAATCTAGACAATAGGCCTACATTTGCTGAAATAAACCAAATAATAACGACTCTCTCAAACCATTGA